The following proteins are encoded in a genomic region of Ostrea edulis chromosome 7, xbOstEdul1.1, whole genome shotgun sequence:
- the LOC125655130 gene encoding tripartite motif-containing protein 55-like isoform X1 yields MTNYVITYRVAMDPHRSAQDVVRCDLCETAIVQMYCDFCHVNLCIACIGKHIVDDYQKHIVVPFQKRKSTLIYPKCSRHQTEKCKFHCKECDMSVCSLCTISADKHKGHTFSILSEIYKNKKADITKDSEEIENIISPTYEEMSTDLETQITNLDGEYVKFTTVFTKHGEEWHKEIDNVINKMKHEIEEMKIKHLEILKKHLDEIKQIQSLIEQSLITLGKMEESNEVSVTMEYRSQNKEFRKLPPKVRVSLPTFSPNTIDSEQLYKSLGSLIPLSFTRDENGYTLKKAETSPKELMDEPELVATINTGYKDFRSVTCLSEEEFWTSAEVSDMKCFNVQGTVINTIKTKSGGPPNDIAVTSDRDLVYSDSTTNTVNKVKSGQTEEVIRLQGLIPTQLCVTSSGDLLVTVYSDDQTQSKVVHYSGSTEKQTIQYDDEGKPLYSGNNKIKYISENRNLDICVADTEACAVVVVNQNGKLRFRYTGHSSTTKNKAFRPRGITTDIQSQILTADRDNHCIHILDQNGQFLRYIDNCDLNNPFSLCVDKSDNLFVTEFNSGNVKKIKYLQ; encoded by the coding sequence AACATATAGAGTAGCCATGGACCCTCACCGCAGTGCCCAAGATGTTGTCCGATGTGACCTATGTGAGACGGCTATAGTACAGATGTACTGTGATTTCTGCCACGTCAATCTATGCATTGCCTGTATAGGAAAACACATTGTTGATGACTATCAAAAACACATAGTGGTACCATTCCAAAAGCGAAAATCTACATTGATCTATCCAAAGTGTAGCAGACATCAAACcgaaaaatgtaaatttcattgcaAGGAATGTGACATGTCTGTCTGTTCTTTGTGTACTATATCTGCAGATAAACACAAGGGCCATACATTTTCCATTCTTTCTGAAATCTACAAGAACAAAAAAGCAGACATTACAAAAGATTCAGAGGAGATAGAAAACATTATTTCTCCAACATATGAAGAAATGTCCACTGATTTAGAAACTCAAATAACCAATTTGGATGGAGAATATGTGAAATTTACAACAGTATTCACAAAACATGGAGAGGAATGGCACAAAGAAATTGACAATGTCATCAACAAAATGAAACATGAAATAGAAGAGATGAAAATCAAACACCTGGAAATTCTGAAGAAACATTTGGATGAAATAAAGCAGATACAGTCCCTTATTGAGCAATCACTgattactctggggaaaatggAGGAATCCAATGAAGTGTCTGTGACCATGGAATACAGATCCCAAAACAAAGAATTCAGAAAACTTCCTCCCAAAGTCCGAGTCTCCCTGCCTACATTTAGTCCAAACACGATAGACAGTGAACAGCTTTACAAGTCGCTGGGATCTTTGATACCATTATCATTTACCAGAGATGAAAATGGCTACACACTGAAGAAAGCAGAAACCTCACCCAAAGAACTGATGGATGAACCAGAGCTCGTCGCTACAATAAATACTGGGTATAAAGACTTCCGCAGTGTTACCTGTCTGAGTGAAGAAGAATTCTGGACAAGTGCAGAAGTCAGTGATATGAAATGCTTTAATGTTCAAGGTACAGTTATCAatacaatcaaaacaaaatcagGGGGACCACCAAATGATATAGCGGTGACAAGTGATAGGGATCTAGTGTACTCTGATAGTACAACAAACACTGTGAATAAAGTGAAGAGTGGACAGACAGAGGAGGTGATCAGACTACAGGGCTTGATACCCACTCAACTCTGTGTCACCTCCTCTGGTGATCTCCTGGTTACTGTGTACAGTGATGATCAAACACAATCCAAAGTTGTCCATTACTCAGgttccacagagaaacaaacaatCCAGTATGATGATGAGGGGAAGCCTCTATATTCaggaaataataaaatcaaatacatcagtgagaacagaaacctggatatctgtgtggctgacacAGAAGCTtgtgcagtagtggtggtcaaccAGAatggaaaactccgatttagatacactggtcattcTTCTACTACcaaaaacaaagcattcagaCCGCGGGGAATCACAACAGACATTCAGAGTCAGATCCTGACAGCAGACCGTGATAACCACTGTATCCACATTCTGGACCAGAATGGACAGTTCCTCCGCTATATAGACAACTGTGATCTGAATAATCCATTCAGTTTATGTGTGGACAAAAGTGACAACTTATTTGTTACTGAGTTTAATAGTGGAAAtgtgaagaaaatcaaatatctACAATAA
- the LOC125655130 gene encoding tripartite motif-containing protein 55-like isoform X2, producing MDPHRSAQDVVRCDLCETAIVQMYCDFCHVNLCIACIGKHIVDDYQKHIVVPFQKRKSTLIYPKCSRHQTEKCKFHCKECDMSVCSLCTISADKHKGHTFSILSEIYKNKKADITKDSEEIENIISPTYEEMSTDLETQITNLDGEYVKFTTVFTKHGEEWHKEIDNVINKMKHEIEEMKIKHLEILKKHLDEIKQIQSLIEQSLITLGKMEESNEVSVTMEYRSQNKEFRKLPPKVRVSLPTFSPNTIDSEQLYKSLGSLIPLSFTRDENGYTLKKAETSPKELMDEPELVATINTGYKDFRSVTCLSEEEFWTSAEVSDMKCFNVQGTVINTIKTKSGGPPNDIAVTSDRDLVYSDSTTNTVNKVKSGQTEEVIRLQGLIPTQLCVTSSGDLLVTVYSDDQTQSKVVHYSGSTEKQTIQYDDEGKPLYSGNNKIKYISENRNLDICVADTEACAVVVVNQNGKLRFRYTGHSSTTKNKAFRPRGITTDIQSQILTADRDNHCIHILDQNGQFLRYIDNCDLNNPFSLCVDKSDNLFVTEFNSGNVKKIKYLQ from the coding sequence ATGGACCCTCACCGCAGTGCCCAAGATGTTGTCCGATGTGACCTATGTGAGACGGCTATAGTACAGATGTACTGTGATTTCTGCCACGTCAATCTATGCATTGCCTGTATAGGAAAACACATTGTTGATGACTATCAAAAACACATAGTGGTACCATTCCAAAAGCGAAAATCTACATTGATCTATCCAAAGTGTAGCAGACATCAAACcgaaaaatgtaaatttcattgcaAGGAATGTGACATGTCTGTCTGTTCTTTGTGTACTATATCTGCAGATAAACACAAGGGCCATACATTTTCCATTCTTTCTGAAATCTACAAGAACAAAAAAGCAGACATTACAAAAGATTCAGAGGAGATAGAAAACATTATTTCTCCAACATATGAAGAAATGTCCACTGATTTAGAAACTCAAATAACCAATTTGGATGGAGAATATGTGAAATTTACAACAGTATTCACAAAACATGGAGAGGAATGGCACAAAGAAATTGACAATGTCATCAACAAAATGAAACATGAAATAGAAGAGATGAAAATCAAACACCTGGAAATTCTGAAGAAACATTTGGATGAAATAAAGCAGATACAGTCCCTTATTGAGCAATCACTgattactctggggaaaatggAGGAATCCAATGAAGTGTCTGTGACCATGGAATACAGATCCCAAAACAAAGAATTCAGAAAACTTCCTCCCAAAGTCCGAGTCTCCCTGCCTACATTTAGTCCAAACACGATAGACAGTGAACAGCTTTACAAGTCGCTGGGATCTTTGATACCATTATCATTTACCAGAGATGAAAATGGCTACACACTGAAGAAAGCAGAAACCTCACCCAAAGAACTGATGGATGAACCAGAGCTCGTCGCTACAATAAATACTGGGTATAAAGACTTCCGCAGTGTTACCTGTCTGAGTGAAGAAGAATTCTGGACAAGTGCAGAAGTCAGTGATATGAAATGCTTTAATGTTCAAGGTACAGTTATCAatacaatcaaaacaaaatcagGGGGACCACCAAATGATATAGCGGTGACAAGTGATAGGGATCTAGTGTACTCTGATAGTACAACAAACACTGTGAATAAAGTGAAGAGTGGACAGACAGAGGAGGTGATCAGACTACAGGGCTTGATACCCACTCAACTCTGTGTCACCTCCTCTGGTGATCTCCTGGTTACTGTGTACAGTGATGATCAAACACAATCCAAAGTTGTCCATTACTCAGgttccacagagaaacaaacaatCCAGTATGATGATGAGGGGAAGCCTCTATATTCaggaaataataaaatcaaatacatcagtgagaacagaaacctggatatctgtgtggctgacacAGAAGCTtgtgcagtagtggtggtcaaccAGAatggaaaactccgatttagatacactggtcattcTTCTACTACcaaaaacaaagcattcagaCCGCGGGGAATCACAACAGACATTCAGAGTCAGATCCTGACAGCAGACCGTGATAACCACTGTATCCACATTCTGGACCAGAATGGACAGTTCCTCCGCTATATAGACAACTGTGATCTGAATAATCCATTCAGTTTATGTGTGGACAAAAGTGACAACTTATTTGTTACTGAGTTTAATAGTGGAAAtgtgaagaaaatcaaatatctACAATAA